CTTTCAGCTCGAAGTAGCCATCGTTGTCTGTAACGGTGCCTATGGGCGGATCGGTGCCAATCAGGAGAATGGCGGCGCCGGGGAGGGGGTATTGCGTATCGCGGTCGGTCACCCGCCCGTGGATGGTCTGTTGCCGGTCCTGGCCATGAGCAAGTCCGCCCATCAACAGCGCGATCAGAAGGAGTATGGATATGTTCTTATTCATGCTTCTGATCCGAAGGTACGAGGCATTTGTCATTCTCCCAAAGACCTGTGTATGATTCCGGGGGTAGGGGTTGTCCGTTGCAGTCCAGCCATTGTCCGGCTGCATTTTTGGACAGGACTCGCATCTTTCCTTCCATGATCGCAGAGATCACATAGATCCGCAGACTATCAGAGGGTGCGTTTTTATGAGTGCGGCCGATGTCAATGCCGGCGTCGTTGTTCCATAGGTCCATGTCGCTGGCTGGTTTGTCAGGAATGAGGCCATCTTCGAGATGACCCTTTCGCCTGGCAATATGGTTACCCCTTTCATGTGCACGTCCCAGACTTCGTGCCTTGCGCCACCCCGTTCGGCTTGAGACCAGGGCCATCCAGTAGGCATGCCGGAAAGCATCGACTTGTCCACCGGCAGGGTCTCCGTCCAGCGTATCCGATCTCATGATCCGTTCACTTGCTGCCTGCGCCTGTTTTGTAAGATTCAGGCATTTTCCGGCAACGAACGGGTGAAACAGGACCCAGCACCTTTCCGGCCGGCTGATCGTTCTGAAGGTTTTCCAACGCGATTGCCCGTCTACGGCACAGGTAAATACTAGCAACATAAGGCAAGGTAAAAAGCGCATCAATCCGGGCCATATCTTTTTTCCGGCAACAGCGTATATGGGATGGGTTTGGTGATCCATGCAGATTCTGGTATGCGAAGACAATGGTTATGCAGGCCCTAAGTTTGTAATATTCCTTCAATTATTGTTACTTTAAACCAAGCAGCAGCTGGCCTAAAGCACAAAAAAGTAATTTAGTGATGAAGACGAAAGCGATCATGATGGTCCTCTTGCTTGGATTTGCATTGGGCGTCACGTCATGTCAGAAACATGGTTGTCCGGCATATAAAAATCCTGTGATCCCTATGGAGAAAGGTAGTCCCTTCTCTTTCAAGAAAAAGAAAAAGTCCAAAAGCAAGAACAACAATAACAAAGGGCTTTTTGGAAATTCGGGGATCAGGCGGTAATTTTAAAATCTAACATCCCCCATAACAATGAAAAAAATCTTTACTCTTTGTCTTGCCATCCTGGCACTTGGTGCATTTAAGATGGCCCATGACGGCATACATGAACTGGAAATTGGTGATGCCGCAAAAGGCACCGATATAAAACTTGAAAATACCGAAGGAAAGAAGGTCACGCTGGGAGACCTGAAGGGGAAGAAAGGCCTGCTTGTTATTTTTTCCTGTAACACCTGTCCGTGGGTTATGAAGTGGGAAGGACGCTACAACGGTCTGGCGGAGACTTGCAAGAAGAATGATATCGGCATGGTGGTTGTCAACTCCAATGCTGCCAAGAGAGAAGGCGATGATTCCATGGAATCCATCAAGGCGCACGCAAAGAAATCCGGTTATACCTTTCCTTACGTTATGGATGAAGGGTCTGCTTTGGCGGATGCCCTGGGTGCAACGCGTACACCACACGTATTTTTATTTGATGCCGATCTGAAGCTGGCCTATCGCGGTGCTATTGATGACAATGCCGATGATGTGAAAGAGGTGAAGACACCGTGGTTGCAGAATGCGTTGTCAAATCTGGCGGCGGGCAAGGCCATCGATCCGAACAGCACCAAGTCCCTGGGTTGTACGATCAAGAGAATTCCGCAGTAAATATTCAGATTATAAAAGAGATTGCCTGGCGGCTGTACATCAACAGCTGTCAGGCATTTTTCTTTTGTTTTTTCTGGTGCTTTTTGAACCAGGTATGGATGGGCACTATTTCACTGCTGACGGGTTCAAAGGCTACCGGACCCTTGTCGTCTGACAGGCGATCCACTAGTTTTTGCATGGTGGACTTGGGGTAGTTGAAGTCGAAGTCGGCCCGGTTGAGGGCGGCAAAAAGGGAGTAAATGACCCGGTCCCTTTCCCGGAATTCGACCTTTGATTTGGTGCGGTCAATGTACTTGCGCATTTGCTCTACGGTCGCGCTGGCTTGCTGGTAGAGTCCCATTTCCACCAGGCACATGAAGCTCAATTGCCGGACACCGATGTTCCAGCCCGCTTTGTCGTCTGTGATGTCCCGGATGCTTTGCAGTATGCTGAAACAATCTGAATAGTTTCCTTTTAAGAAATGGATGACCGCCTGGTAGTAGTTGTATTGGCCGGCATATTGCTTGTTTTCATAATAAAATGATTCTGCACAAAGCGTCTTTAGTGTTCGTTGGGCATCGTCATATCTCCCTAAATGCAATAGTGCTTGAAGTTCATGCTCAAGTGTTAACCTCATGTTGTTTGTGCCCGGATTAAGATGTTCTTTGAGCGATTTTACATAATCGAGCACACCCTCATAATTTTTTTGAAAGAGTGCCTGTGTGCAAAGCATACCATAACACTTACCTAATCTATATGAGGCACTTACCAGTTTGTTTGTTTTTACCATCGCAAGCAATTCTTGCGCCACCTCATCCGCTTTTGGGTAATCCCTCTTTGCAACATAAAAGTCGTTTAATAGAGATAAGTAGAAGTATTTGAACTTATCAGATTTGATCTCTTTCATTAAGGGCTTCATTTCTTCTAACGGTTCCTCCAGCAATGCGGCTTCCACATGGGGAGGGAGATTCCTTTCTGATTCCAGGACGGAAAGGCGGAGATTCTTCAACTCCAGGACCCGGTCCAGGGCCAATTGGCATTTTCGATAGTAATGCTTCTTTTCACATAATTCCAGAAACTTTTTTTGATCATTTCTATATGCAATTCCCATAAGATAATAGGCCTCTACCAACTCTTCGAATAATTCCCACTCCTCGCCAATCTTGACGGCCTGTACAAAGAGAAACTCTTGAACATGTTTGCCGTGACTTTGACCATGGTACAGATATGATTGGGTAATATAATTCCTTGCCTGGATTCGGAATTTGTATGCCAACGGAACTTCATCATTGTGGCTCAGACACACATCAGAAATACGAAGTTCATTTAATCGCCTTTTAAGCCAGAACTTCAGCGCCCGGAACTTGGGGTCGTGTTTTTGGCCGTAGATCAATTGACAGTAATCATCATTGGAATAGGCGTGGCCGAATTTTGTTACGGCATCCACCAGTTTTAAAGAAGCACTTCCTTCGGGATCGGATTTCTTCGGACGTTTGGTAGAAAACTGCATCAGGCCACGCTTGACGTTTTCCAGTTCAGCGGGACTCATGCTTTCAATGATGGGAATGATGACTTTCATCGGAGGTAAGGTATGCGGCTTGGGATTATGTCATTCGGTCAGCGTTCTTCTTCAGCTTTCTTTTCCTCAAGGTGGCTTCCTGATGTTTCAGGAACCACGTATGCACC
This is a stretch of genomic DNA from Flavobacteriales bacterium. It encodes these proteins:
- a CDS encoding thioredoxin family protein — its product is MKKIFTLCLAILALGAFKMAHDGIHELEIGDAAKGTDIKLENTEGKKVTLGDLKGKKGLLVIFSCNTCPWVMKWEGRYNGLAETCKKNDIGMVVVNSNAAKREGDDSMESIKAHAKKSGYTFPYVMDEGSALADALGATRTPHVFLFDADLKLAYRGAIDDNADDVKEVKTPWLQNALSNLAAGKAIDPNSTKSLGCTIKRIPQ